The Priestia megaterium NBRC 15308 = ATCC 14581 region GTAACAATTAAAACGCTTGATGGTGAAGTGGTAGAAAGAGCCCCTTATACAGCAGAGCTTGATGCAAGTGATATTGAAAAAGGTACGTACCCTCACTATATGTTAAAAGAAATTGACGAGCAGCCTTTAGTTGTTCGTAAAATCATTCAAGAGTATCAAAATGAGAACAATGAACTGCACATTGATGCAGACATTTTAGAAGCAATGGATGAAGCAGACCGCATCTATATCGTAGCATGTGGAACAAGCTATCATGCAGGCCTAGTAGGTAAACAATTCATTGAAACGTGGGCGAAGGTTCCAGTAGAAGTGCACGTAGCAAGTGAATTCTCTTACAACATGCCGCTTTTATCTGAAAAGCCATTGTTTATCTTTATTTCTCAAAGTGGAGAAACAGCTGACAGCCGTGCAGTATTAGTTCAAATTAAAGAACTAGGTTACAAAGCGTTAACAATCACAAACGTTCCGGGATCAACATTATCTCGTGAATCTGATTATACGTTATTACTTCATGCAGGTCCGGAAATTGCTGTAGCATCAACAAAAGCTTATACAGCTCAATTAGCAGTGCTATCAATTCTAGCGGCTGTAACAGCAAAAACACGCGGCATTGAATTAGAATTTGATTTAGTTCAAGAGTTAGCAATCGTAGCAAACACAATGGAAGTACTTTGCGACGACAAAGAAGAAATGGAAAGCATTGCTCTTCAATTCTTAGCAACAACTCGCAACGCATTCTTTATTGGACGTTCTGTTGATTATTATGTAGGCTTAGAAGGTGCGTTAAAACTAAAAGAAATCTCTTACATCCAAGCAGAAGGATTTGCTGGAGGAGAGCTTAAGCACGGAACAATCGCTTTAATTGAAAACAATACGCCAATTATTGCATTAGCAACACAAGAGCATGTAAACTTAAGCATCCGTGGTAACGTAAAAGAAGTAGTAGCACGTGGAGCTAATCCTTGTATCATTTCAATGAAGGGATTAGAAACAGAAGAAGATCGCTACGTGATTCCGAAAGTTCATGAAACACTTTCACCACTAGCAGCGGTTATTCCTTTACAATTAATCTCTTACTACGCTGCACTGCACCGCGATTGCGATGTAGATAAACCACGTAACTTAGCTAAATCAGTTACTGTAGAATAATAAGGTTCTAGACACCCTTCTATTATAGAAGGGTGTTTTTGTATGTCTGAGAAAGAGAACAAACACCGTTTATGCTAGAAGTTTCATTGAGCTAAAAAATATATTTGCTTGCTCCATTTATTTTATATAATGAAATAGGTAAAGGAACGAACCTCAGCTATTAAAAAGGAGGTGGAAAGCATTAGTGGATTGGCTCAAAGTATAAAGTACGTGTTGCGAGGCATCTTTTTTGTCTTGTATTTTCCCTTTTATTT contains the following coding sequences:
- the glmS gene encoding glutamine--fructose-6-phosphate transaminase (isomerizing) is translated as MCGIVGYIGTEDSKEILLRGLEKLEYRGYDSAGIAVVNNEGVHVFKEKGRIAELRQAVDNSVVAPAGIGHTRWATHGVPSQENAHPHQSTSGRFTLVHNGVIENYAILKREYLQDVTFKSETDTEVIVQLIEKIAAEGLDVEEAFRKTVSLLHGSYALALVDNEDKNTIYVAKNKSPLLVGVGEGFNVVASDAMAMLQVTDQYVELMDKETVIVTKEGVTIKTLDGEVVERAPYTAELDASDIEKGTYPHYMLKEIDEQPLVVRKIIQEYQNENNELHIDADILEAMDEADRIYIVACGTSYHAGLVGKQFIETWAKVPVEVHVASEFSYNMPLLSEKPLFIFISQSGETADSRAVLVQIKELGYKALTITNVPGSTLSRESDYTLLLHAGPEIAVASTKAYTAQLAVLSILAAVTAKTRGIELEFDLVQELAIVANTMEVLCDDKEEMESIALQFLATTRNAFFIGRSVDYYVGLEGALKLKEISYIQAEGFAGGELKHGTIALIENNTPIIALATQEHVNLSIRGNVKEVVARGANPCIISMKGLETEEDRYVIPKVHETLSPLAAVIPLQLISYYAALHRDCDVDKPRNLAKSVTVE